In Tenebrio molitor chromosome 6, icTenMoli1.1, whole genome shotgun sequence, one genomic interval encodes:
- the Ndfip gene encoding NEDD4 family-interacting protein 1-like, whose translation MNRSKMEPAISEPNGQSETITPPEIVVDHSQRLATTVPTIGFVPTSSSSDDIPPPKPDFYAPPPYEVATKTTKLPTYEEVQREKNLEEQNVPINAIPPTRLSQYRTSGQRILTIENEANEDVDTSLLGTDFMFYIAFFVAFIFNWIGFLLLMCFCHTIASRYGALSGFGLSLAKWTFIVQHSTDLASKDNSWLWWLIMTFGLIICIRAILQYLSIKRGWHMLSASHQERLLFFY comes from the exons ATGAACCGAAGTAAAATGGAGCCAGCGATATCGGAACCGAACGGTCAAAGCGAGACG ATTACTCCCCCGGAAATTGTCGTTGATCACAGCCAGAGACTTGCTACCACAGTTCCAACTATTGGTTTTGTACCAACTAGTTCCTCTAGTGATGACATTCCACCGCCCAAGCCAGATTTTTATGCACCTCCGCCATATGAAGTTGCCACAAAAACAACCAAACTACCCACTTATGAGGAGGtgcaaagagaaaaaaatcttgaagaacAGAACGTGCCCATAAATGCCATCCCACCGACTCGA CTTTCCCAGTATAGAACTTCAGGACAGAGGATTCTGACAATTGAAAATGAAGCAAATGAAGATGTCGATACCAGTTTATTAGGCACAGACTTCATGTTTTATATCGCATTTTTCG tcgccttcatttttaattggatTGGGTTTTTGTTGTTAATGTGCTTTTGTCACACGATCGCGTCAAGATACGGCGCGTTATCTGGTTTTGGTTTATCCTTAGCAAAGTGGACATTCATTGTGCAGCATTCTACTGATCTAGCTTCAAAAGACAATAGCTGGCTGTGGTGGTTAATAATGACTtttg GTCTCATTATCTGCATACGTGCGATCCTCCAGTACTTAAGTATAAAGAGGGGATGGCACATGCTTTCTGCAAGTCACCAggaaagacttttgtttttttattga